A window from Mesorhizobium sp. WSM2240 encodes these proteins:
- a CDS encoding IS630 family transposase (programmed frameshift): MTRSLSGDLRGRVIAAIEDGVSTREAARRFRIGISTAGAWHRRYRETGEMQARKQGQPSRSKLDTHEAFILALIEDAPDITLAEIGERLAAELGVRAAPSTVWLFLDRRGITFKKKTAHASEQQRPDVLRRRIAWFDGQLDLDPERLIFIDETAASTKMARLRGRAPCGERCRAAVPHGHWKTTTFTAGLRLDGMAAPMLLDGPMNGPAFLAYAEQVLAPELRPDDIVIMDNLPAHRISGVREAIEKVGARLLFLPPYSPDFNPIEMAFSKLKALLRKAAARTVDELWSVVADCLAAFTAQECRHYFEAAGYDPD; encoded by the exons ATGACGAGGAGCCTTAGCGGCGACCTTCGCGGTCGGGTGATTGCTGCGATTGAAGACGGGGTTTCGACGCGGGAGGCGGCGCGGCGCTTTCGGATCGGGATCTCGACGGCGGGGGCCTGGCATCGCCGCTATCGCGAGACCGGCGAGATGCAAGCACGCAAGCAAGGCCAGCCGTCGCGCTCGAAGCTCGATACGCACGAGGCTTTCATTCTCGCCCTGATCGAGGATGCGCCGGACATCACGCTTGCCGAGATCGGGGAGCGCCTTGCCGCCGAACTCGGCGTGCGTGCGGCACCCTCGACGGTTTGGCTGTTCCTCGACCGGCGCGGCATCACGTTCA AAAAAAAGACGGCGCACGCCTCAGAGCAGCAGCGCCCCGATGTCCTGCGCCGCCGCATTGCCTGGTTCGACGGTCAGCTCGACCTCGACCCCGAAAGACTGATCTTCATCGATGAGACCGCGGCGTCCACGAAAATGGCCCGGTTACGTGGCAGGGCGCCATGTGGCGAGCGATGCCGGGCGGCCGTTCCACACGGCCATTGGAAGACAACCACGTTCACCGCCGGTCTGCGGCTGGACGGCATGGCCGCGCCGATGCTGCTCGACGGCCCGATGAACGGTCCGGCGTTCCTGGCCTACGCCGAGCAAGTTCTCGCGCCCGAGCTTCGCCCCGACGATATCGTGATCATGGATAATTTGCCGGCCCACAGGATCAGCGGCGTGCGCGAGGCCATCGAGAAGGTCGGGGCGCGGCTCCTGTTCCTGCCGCCATACTCGCCGGACTTCAACCCGATCGAGATGGCCTTCTCCAAGCTCAAGGCCCTGCTCAGAAAGGCCGCTGCCAGAACCGTCGACGAACTCTGGTCCGTTGTCGCCGATTGCCTCGCAGCGTTCACCGCCCAGGAATGCCGGCACTACTTCGAGGCAGCAGGATATGACCCGGATTAA
- a CDS encoding MerR family transcriptional regulator — protein sequence MTAAPSEQLAIGALARHTGCSVDTIRYYEHIGLMPEVRRTSGGYKVYDGEHIRRLTFIRRSRMLGMSLDQAREILAGVEHNSYSCRSVKTLLVERAAAIGSKIEELERIQRNLATAIEVCGDAELRNCRIIEAMLAGEDAALDRCCSESSDRTS from the coding sequence TTGACAGCTGCACCATCAGAACAACTCGCGATAGGTGCGCTCGCGCGGCATACCGGATGCAGCGTCGATACGATCCGGTATTACGAGCATATCGGCCTGATGCCGGAGGTGCGGCGTACATCCGGCGGGTACAAGGTCTATGATGGCGAGCATATCAGGCGACTGACATTCATCCGGCGCAGCCGGATGCTGGGTATGAGTCTGGACCAGGCCCGCGAGATCCTGGCGGGTGTCGAGCACAACTCTTACAGTTGCAGGAGCGTAAAGACCCTGTTGGTCGAACGCGCCGCCGCCATCGGGAGCAAAATCGAAGAGCTTGAAAGGATCCAGCGGAATCTCGCCACGGCGATTGAAGTCTGCGGCGATGCAGAATTGAGGAATTGCCGGATCATCGAAGCGATGCTCGCGGGTGAGGACGCGGCGCTTGACCGATGCTGTTCGGAATCTTCAGACCGAACCTCCTGA
- a CDS encoding multidrug efflux RND transporter permease subunit — MNFAHFFVNRPIFAAVLSIVLVLVGGIAYTQLPVAQYPEIAPPTIVVRASYPGADAETVAATVATPIEQEINGVEHMLYMSSYSSGEGSMSLTVTFRPGTDLDAAQVLVQNRVSIAEPRLPEEVRRLGITTAKSSPDLMMVIHLLSPDDTYDQLYVSNYARSRVRDVLLRLDGVGDVQIFGEREYSLRVWLDPEKLSAYGMTAGDVVQALRDQNVQVSGGSIGAPPVGDGSAFQYTVTTQGRFNDARDFRYVIVKSTEDGRLISLQDVARIELGAKDYVTNSYLNNKAAVALGIFQRPGTNALASAEEIQKTIAELSEDFPKGLAYEIIYNPTEFIAESINEVYVTIAEAILLVVIVIIVFLQSWRMAIVPIVAIPVSLIGTLAVLLAFGFSLNMLTLFGLVLAVGIVVDDAIVVVENIERNIRLGLAPRAAAHRTMDEVGTAVLAISLVLISVFVPAAFIPGISGQFYLQFAITIAVSTAISAFNSLTLSPALAGVLFKPHSEQHSNFFLARFGRALANGFNNGFDKLADGYAWLVHRLVGTTLALAAMLLVFAGLLYATYHMLQTVPRGFIPTMDQGYAIVVVQLPEGSSLQRTDAVIQKASDIIRETPGVANAVAFAGFNGATFTNASNAGVIFAPFTSFEERLESGETSDKIIGTLFGSLQSIQEAFIIALPPPPVRGIGNSGGFKMMLQERNSADMRPILALANEIAAKANQTPGLMGVFTTFSASSPQFFLQIDRDKARMLNVPIPNIFETLSINLGTAYVNDFNAFGRVYQVRAQADQAFRVDRDDILKLKVRSAAGDLVPLGTLVEIRDVTGPSLVQRYNMYVSVPLQGNAAPGVATGTALDLMEGIAAESLPQGTSFEWTELAFQERQTGNTAVFIFGLSVLFVFLALAALYESWITPFAIVLIVPLSVLGALLGVAFRGLDNNILVQIGLIVLIGLAAKNAILIVEFARQGEERGLSAVEAAVEACRLRLRPILMTAFAFILGVVPLVIASGPGAEMRQSLGTAVFSGMLGVTLFGLFLTPVFYVALRRTFRRRRPEAEPALASEGSAAE; from the coding sequence ATGAATTTCGCCCATTTCTTCGTCAACCGCCCGATCTTCGCGGCGGTGCTGTCGATCGTGCTCGTGCTCGTCGGCGGCATCGCCTACACGCAGCTTCCGGTCGCGCAGTATCCCGAGATCGCACCGCCGACCATCGTGGTGCGCGCTTCCTATCCGGGCGCCGACGCCGAGACGGTCGCCGCGACCGTGGCGACGCCGATCGAACAGGAAATCAACGGCGTCGAGCACATGCTCTACATGTCGTCATATTCCTCCGGCGAAGGCTCGATGTCGCTCACCGTCACCTTCCGCCCCGGCACCGATCTCGATGCTGCGCAGGTGCTGGTCCAGAATCGCGTCTCGATCGCGGAACCGCGCCTGCCCGAAGAGGTGCGCCGGCTCGGCATCACCACGGCAAAGAGCTCGCCCGACCTGATGATGGTCATCCACCTGCTATCGCCCGACGACACCTATGACCAGCTTTACGTCTCGAATTATGCGCGTTCGCGAGTTCGCGACGTCCTGCTGAGACTCGACGGCGTCGGCGACGTGCAGATCTTCGGCGAGCGCGAATATTCGCTGCGCGTCTGGCTCGACCCGGAAAAGCTGTCCGCCTACGGCATGACCGCCGGCGACGTGGTCCAGGCGCTGCGAGATCAGAACGTGCAGGTGTCAGGCGGCTCGATCGGCGCGCCGCCTGTCGGCGACGGCTCGGCCTTCCAGTATACGGTCACCACGCAAGGGCGCTTCAACGACGCTCGCGACTTCCGCTACGTCATCGTCAAGTCGACCGAGGACGGCCGCCTGATATCCCTGCAAGACGTGGCACGCATAGAACTCGGCGCCAAGGACTACGTCACCAATTCGTACCTCAACAACAAGGCGGCGGTGGCGCTCGGCATCTTCCAGCGGCCAGGCACCAACGCGCTGGCCTCGGCGGAGGAGATCCAGAAGACGATCGCGGAACTTTCGGAGGATTTCCCGAAAGGATTGGCCTACGAGATCATCTACAATCCCACCGAGTTCATCGCCGAATCGATCAACGAGGTCTATGTCACCATCGCCGAGGCAATCCTGCTGGTGGTGATCGTCATCATCGTCTTCCTGCAATCGTGGCGCATGGCGATTGTGCCGATCGTCGCGATACCGGTTTCGCTGATCGGCACGCTTGCCGTGCTGCTCGCCTTCGGCTTCTCGCTCAATATGCTCACTTTGTTCGGGCTGGTGCTGGCGGTCGGCATCGTTGTCGACGACGCCATCGTGGTGGTGGAAAACATCGAACGCAACATCAGGCTGGGGCTCGCTCCGCGCGCCGCTGCGCACAGAACGATGGACGAGGTGGGGACTGCGGTCCTCGCGATTTCGCTGGTTCTGATCTCCGTCTTCGTTCCCGCGGCTTTCATTCCCGGAATTTCCGGTCAGTTCTACCTGCAGTTCGCTATCACCATCGCGGTCTCCACCGCGATCTCGGCATTCAACTCGCTGACGCTGTCGCCAGCGCTGGCCGGCGTCCTGTTCAAGCCGCACAGCGAGCAACATTCGAACTTCTTCCTGGCACGGTTCGGCCGCGCTCTGGCGAACGGGTTCAACAACGGATTCGACAAGCTGGCGGACGGCTATGCGTGGTTGGTCCACAGACTGGTCGGCACAACGCTGGCGCTTGCCGCCATGCTGCTTGTCTTCGCCGGGCTGCTCTACGCGACCTATCACATGCTGCAGACGGTGCCGCGCGGCTTCATTCCGACCATGGACCAAGGCTATGCGATCGTCGTCGTGCAATTGCCGGAAGGCTCTTCGCTCCAGCGCACCGACGCAGTGATCCAGAAAGCTTCCGACATTATCCGCGAGACGCCGGGCGTCGCCAACGCCGTCGCCTTCGCCGGATTCAACGGCGCGACCTTCACCAACGCCAGCAATGCCGGCGTAATCTTCGCACCGTTCACGAGTTTCGAGGAGCGGCTCGAGAGCGGCGAGACTTCCGACAAGATCATCGGCACGCTGTTCGGCAGCCTGCAAAGCATCCAGGAAGCGTTCATCATCGCGCTGCCGCCGCCGCCCGTGCGCGGCATCGGCAATTCCGGCGGCTTCAAGATGATGCTCCAGGAGCGCAACAGCGCCGACATGCGGCCGATTCTGGCGCTGGCCAATGAGATCGCCGCCAAGGCCAACCAGACGCCAGGGCTGATGGGCGTCTTCACCACCTTCTCGGCCTCCAGCCCGCAATTCTTCCTGCAGATCGACCGCGACAAGGCGCGCATGCTGAACGTGCCGATCCCCAACATCTTCGAGACGCTGTCGATCAATCTCGGCACCGCCTACGTCAACGACTTCAACGCCTTCGGCCGCGTCTATCAGGTACGGGCGCAAGCCGACCAGGCTTTCCGCGTCGACCGCGACGACATATTGAAGCTGAAGGTACGTTCGGCGGCCGGCGACCTGGTGCCGCTCGGCACGCTGGTCGAGATCCGTGACGTCACCGGTCCGTCGCTCGTGCAGCGCTACAACATGTATGTATCCGTGCCGCTGCAGGGCAATGCCGCACCCGGTGTCGCCACGGGCACGGCGCTCGACCTGATGGAGGGGATCGCAGCCGAATCGCTGCCGCAGGGCACCTCCTTCGAATGGACTGAACTCGCCTTCCAGGAGCGGCAGACCGGCAATACGGCGGTCTTCATCTTCGGCCTGTCGGTTCTGTTCGTCTTCCTGGCGCTCGCTGCACTGTACGAAAGCTGGATTACACCCTTCGCCATCGTGCTCATCGTCCCGCTCAGCGTGCTGGGTGCCCTGCTGGGCGTCGCCTTCCGCGGGCTCGACAACAACATCCTCGTGCAGATCGGGTTGATCGTGCTCATCGGCCTGGCGGCGAAGAACGCGATCCTGATCGTCGAGTTCGCACGTCAGGGCGAGGAACGCGGCCTGTCCGCCGTCGAGGCAGCCGTCGAGGCCTGCCGGCTGCGGCTGCGACCGATCCTGATGACGGCATTCGCCTTCATCCTGGGCGTGGTGCCGCTGGTGATCGCCAGCGGGCCTGGCGCGGAAATGCGCCAGTCGCTGGGCACGGCCGTCTTCTCCGGCATGCTGGGCGTGACGCTGTTCGGCCTGTTCCTGACGCCCGTCTTCTACGTCGCCCTGCGCAGGACGTTCCGGCGCAGGCGGCCTGAGGCCGAGCCGGCGCTGGCTTCGGAGGGCAGCGCGGCCGAGTAG
- a CDS encoding DUF429 domain-containing protein, whose product MDILGIDFTSSPRRCKPLTCLHCTLEDGVLVAGELEEWASFELLEQALRRPGPWIAGIDFPFGQSRKFIENIGWPGNWADYATLAGSLGRAEFRATLKNYSAARPFGDKEHRRKTDVAASSISPQKLHGVPVALMFFEGARRLVEAGVTIPGLQQGDPERIVVEAYPGVLARQLISRTGYKNDSRGKQTELQFATRHRLLALILDGRLERSHAVRVKAARELADDPSGDRLDALLCAIQAAWAWSMRSERCGAPEDLDPLEGWIADPSLRVSRAPGDSASA is encoded by the coding sequence ATGGACATCCTGGGAATCGACTTCACGTCCAGCCCGCGCCGGTGCAAGCCGCTTACCTGCCTCCATTGCACGCTCGAAGACGGAGTGTTGGTGGCTGGCGAACTCGAGGAATGGGCCAGTTTCGAACTTCTGGAGCAGGCCCTTCGAAGGCCGGGACCGTGGATCGCCGGCATCGACTTCCCGTTCGGGCAGTCTCGAAAGTTTATCGAGAATATCGGTTGGCCGGGCAACTGGGCCGACTATGCAACCTTGGCAGGCTCGCTCGGCCGTGCCGAATTTCGTGCGACGCTGAAGAACTACAGCGCGGCCCGGCCTTTCGGTGACAAGGAGCATCGACGCAAGACAGATGTCGCGGCATCTTCGATCAGTCCTCAGAAGCTCCATGGCGTTCCGGTGGCACTGATGTTCTTCGAGGGCGCGCGGCGGCTAGTGGAGGCTGGCGTCACGATCCCGGGCCTCCAGCAGGGTGACCCGGAACGGATCGTCGTCGAGGCCTATCCCGGCGTGTTGGCGCGGCAATTGATTTCTCGAACCGGCTACAAGAACGACAGCCGCGGCAAGCAGACGGAATTGCAGTTCGCGACGCGCCATCGCCTGCTGGCGTTGATACTGGACGGGAGGTTGGAGCGCAGCCATGCGGTAAGGGTCAAGGCCGCGCGCGAATTGGCCGACGACCCGAGCGGCGATCGGCTCGATGCGCTCCTCTGCGCGATCCAGGCCGCCTGGGCATGGTCGATGCGAAGCGAGCGATGCGGCGCGCCGGAAGATCTCGATCCGCTCGAGGGATGGATCGCCGATCCATCCCTCCGCGTGAGCCGGGCACCCGGCGATTCGGCTTCAGCCTGA